In Halorhabdus tiamatea SARL4B, a genomic segment contains:
- a CDS encoding deoxyribonuclease IV, producing the protein MQIGAHTSIAGGVSNAVEEQVEYDGNCGQIFSHSPQVWQEPSIEDSEAEAFRDRSVEADVGPWVIHASYLVNLCTPKDDLREKSIASLQEEVDAAATLDIEYVNVHLGAHTGAGVEQGLANAASALDELDVPEDVTVLIESDAGSGTKLGDDFEHLATVLDASEQDLGVCLDTAHLFAAGYDLSTPDAVAETVAEFDGKVGLDHLECLHLNDSKHACGTNKDEHAHLGEGEIGEAGIAAVVTHDALRELPFVLETPTEDGRGFAWNVERARELCEA; encoded by the coding sequence ATGCAAATCGGGGCTCACACCTCCATCGCCGGCGGCGTTTCCAACGCCGTCGAGGAACAGGTCGAGTACGACGGCAACTGCGGTCAGATCTTCTCACACTCACCGCAGGTCTGGCAGGAACCGTCGATCGAGGACAGCGAGGCCGAGGCGTTTCGCGACCGATCGGTCGAGGCCGACGTCGGGCCGTGGGTGATCCATGCCTCGTATCTGGTCAACCTCTGTACGCCCAAGGACGACCTCCGGGAGAAGTCGATCGCGAGTCTCCAAGAGGAGGTCGACGCCGCGGCGACACTCGACATCGAGTACGTCAACGTCCACCTCGGGGCCCACACGGGCGCGGGCGTCGAACAGGGGCTGGCGAATGCCGCCAGCGCGCTCGACGAACTTGACGTTCCCGAGGACGTGACCGTCCTCATCGAGTCGGACGCCGGCAGCGGGACGAAGCTCGGTGACGACTTCGAGCACCTCGCGACAGTCCTGGACGCGAGCGAGCAGGACCTCGGTGTCTGTCTCGACACCGCCCACCTCTTCGCTGCGGGGTACGACCTTTCGACGCCCGACGCGGTCGCGGAGACCGTCGCCGAATTCGACGGGAAGGTGGGCCTGGACCACCTGGAATGTCTCCACCTCAACGACTCGAAACACGCCTGCGGGACGAACAAGGACGAACACGCCCACCTCGGCGAGGGCGAGATCGGCGAGGCCGGCATCGCGGCCGTCGTCACTCACGACGCCTTGCGGGAGTTGCCGTTCGTTCTGGAGACGCCGACCGAGGACGGCCGGGGCTTCGCCTGGAACGTCGAGCGAGCGCGGGAACTCTGTGAGGCCTGA
- a CDS encoding serine/threonine-protein kinase RIO2, translating to MVSNVAGVMAELEPEDFHLLSGIEQGMRFSEWVAREKIPEFSRLTSENVDYRLDRCEDRGLIERKTIQYQGFTLTFEGYDALALHTFAERESIQGVGSSLGVGKESDVYEVQSYKPLALKYHREGYTNFREVMREREYTADREHVSWLYTARKAAEREYTALEDLYPGVSVPRPVDHNRHAIVMERMDGVELSRTKLEDQQVRPVLDLILEEVQNAYEAGYVHADMSEYNIFVGKDGVTVFDWPQAVPTEHENARELLERDVTNILGYFTRKYPHAIEDVEDTTVAAAIAEGRFDSIDSGET from the coding sequence ATGGTCTCGAACGTCGCAGGGGTGATGGCCGAGCTCGAGCCGGAGGACTTTCATCTTCTCTCGGGGATCGAGCAGGGGATGCGGTTCTCGGAGTGGGTCGCCCGCGAGAAGATCCCGGAGTTCTCCCGGCTGACTAGCGAGAACGTCGATTACCGGCTCGACCGGTGTGAGGACCGGGGGTTGATCGAGCGGAAGACGATCCAGTACCAGGGGTTTACCCTGACGTTCGAGGGCTACGACGCACTGGCACTGCACACCTTCGCCGAACGTGAGTCCATCCAGGGAGTTGGTTCGAGCCTCGGCGTGGGCAAGGAAAGTGACGTCTACGAGGTCCAATCGTACAAACCCCTGGCGCTGAAGTACCACCGTGAGGGGTATACGAACTTCCGGGAAGTGATGCGTGAGCGCGAGTACACCGCCGATCGCGAGCACGTCTCCTGGCTGTACACCGCCCGGAAGGCCGCCGAACGCGAGTATACCGCGCTCGAAGACCTCTACCCAGGGGTAAGCGTGCCGAGACCGGTCGATCACAACCGTCACGCGATCGTGATGGAGCGCATGGACGGCGTCGAACTCTCCCGGACGAAGCTCGAAGACCAGCAGGTCCGTCCAGTCCTGGACCTGATTCTCGAAGAAGTCCAGAATGCCTACGAAGCGGGGTACGTCCACGCCGACATGAGCGAGTACAATATTTTCGTCGGCAAGGACGGAGTCACGGTCTTCGATTGGCCCCAGGCTGTCCCGACAGAGCACGAAAACGCCCGCGAGCTGCTCGAACGCGACGTCACGAATATTCTTGGGTACTTCACCCGGAAATACCCCCACGCGATCGAGGACGTGGAGGACACGACAGTCGCCGCTGCCATCGCCGAAGGGCGCTTCGACTCGATCGATTCGGGCGAAACCTGA
- a CDS encoding glycoside hydrolase family 9 protein — protein sequence MTHHDANSRGMGRTNTDRDDGLFRRDLLAAMGLGAGSVALGTDVGTPSVISRAAGQTSLELDYAHALQQSLYFYDANRCGATTMGERLQWRGECHHSDTEISLDAATEDGGTNLSASFIDEYSDVLGPDGTGTVDVSGGFHDAGDHMKFGLPQSFSASTLSWALYEFEDAFRDVGVYDHMVDILRHFADYFLQSTFRSQDGDVVAFCYHVGEGSIDHNYWGPPELQSSEEYPRPAYFATAEDPASDQCAGAAAALAITSLVLESEDAEYAVECLDTAQALYDFAVENRGLGYDGGFYDSSYDEDELSWAAVWLHIATDDDAYLDDILATDDSGNYAGYLGQIIDSTDDDWQNIWVHSWDTVWSGVFLKLAPITDDPEHWQIARWNLEYLSGGAVEHGDDNDTNYASTSDAGFTVLNTWGSARYNAAAQFQAMVYRKYRDTEKAVALTDWAATQMNYIMGANPFGYSLIVGFTDDHAEHPHHRAAHGSKTNSMEEPEEHRHTLWGALVGGPDEDDTHVDETSDYVYNEVAIDFNAGLVGALAGFNTFYSDTGDPVAAFPPDEEPIDAYYAEGEVLQENADRTQVRVTIHNESIHPPHREDGLSARYFIDISELREAGQSIDAVSVEVQYDQQATEGDGSTDVSGPIAWDEDAGIYYIELDWSGNQIYGAREIQISMIAEQDDNWESNWDPSNDPSFQDIGEEATVTEAIPVYLDGELVYGQLPGESESEPDDTTAPTAPSNLFVVETTASSAEIEWEAASDEGGSGLDHYTISVAGDFDQQVEAETTGTTVEELDAETTYEIGVSAVDAAGNESDTVTVEATTDEADDGEDDSDDEESPTDALVVNDYDGDPAWSSNRNDLGQWCGAGSFENGSGDVEDGALVLEYDNGGWYQEQINQAVDDYSSVVLEVSGANGGEESEIRFAMDGVSDLLANLTDDSIGASAGEVRIDMESAGIDPAAQGLAVRLNFWQGGNSTLEIKEVRLE from the coding sequence ATGACACATCACGACGCGAACTCACGGGGAATGGGACGGACGAACACTGACCGGGACGACGGATTGTTCCGTCGGGATCTGCTCGCGGCGATGGGGCTGGGCGCGGGATCGGTCGCACTCGGGACGGACGTCGGCACGCCGAGTGTGATCTCCCGCGCAGCCGGGCAGACGAGTCTGGAGCTTGACTACGCCCACGCGCTCCAGCAGTCACTGTACTTCTACGACGCCAATCGCTGCGGCGCGACGACGATGGGCGAGCGTCTCCAGTGGCGCGGGGAGTGCCACCATTCGGACACTGAGATCTCGCTCGATGCGGCGACCGAGGACGGCGGAACTAACCTCTCTGCGAGTTTCATCGATGAGTACAGCGACGTACTCGGTCCCGACGGCACCGGGACGGTCGACGTCAGCGGCGGCTTTCACGACGCCGGCGACCACATGAAGTTCGGGCTTCCCCAGAGCTTCAGCGCCTCGACGCTTTCCTGGGCGCTCTACGAGTTCGAGGACGCCTTCCGGGACGTCGGGGTCTACGATCACATGGTCGACATCTTGCGACACTTCGCCGATTACTTCCTGCAGTCGACGTTCAGAAGCCAAGACGGTGACGTCGTCGCCTTCTGCTATCACGTCGGCGAGGGGAGCATCGATCACAACTACTGGGGGCCGCCGGAACTCCAGTCCTCCGAGGAGTATCCCCGGCCTGCCTACTTCGCCACCGCGGAGGATCCGGCCAGCGACCAGTGTGCCGGGGCGGCCGCGGCGCTTGCGATCACGTCGCTCGTCCTGGAGTCCGAGGACGCCGAGTACGCTGTGGAGTGTCTCGACACCGCCCAAGCCCTCTATGACTTCGCCGTCGAGAACCGCGGACTGGGGTACGACGGCGGCTTCTACGACTCGAGTTACGACGAGGACGAACTCTCCTGGGCGGCGGTCTGGTTGCACATCGCGACCGACGACGACGCGTATCTGGACGACATCCTCGCCACCGACGATTCGGGCAACTACGCCGGGTATCTCGGACAGATCATCGACTCGACCGACGACGACTGGCAGAACATCTGGGTCCACTCCTGGGATACCGTCTGGAGCGGCGTCTTCCTCAAACTCGCGCCGATCACCGACGACCCCGAACACTGGCAGATCGCCCGCTGGAACCTGGAGTACCTCTCGGGCGGGGCAGTCGAACATGGGGACGACAACGACACGAACTACGCCTCGACCTCCGACGCCGGTTTCACCGTGCTCAACACGTGGGGATCGGCCCGGTACAACGCCGCCGCGCAGTTCCAGGCGATGGTCTACCGGAAGTACCGCGACACCGAGAAGGCAGTCGCGCTCACTGACTGGGCAGCAACCCAGATGAATTACATCATGGGTGCGAATCCGTTCGGGTACTCGCTGATCGTCGGGTTTACCGACGACCACGCCGAGCATCCCCACCACCGGGCGGCCCACGGCTCGAAGACAAACAGCATGGAGGAACCCGAAGAACACCGCCATACGCTGTGGGGTGCCCTGGTCGGCGGTCCCGACGAGGACGACACCCACGTCGACGAGACCTCCGACTACGTCTACAACGAGGTCGCGATCGACTTCAACGCAGGACTGGTCGGCGCGCTGGCCGGGTTCAACACGTTCTATTCGGATACCGGCGACCCGGTCGCGGCGTTCCCGCCGGACGAGGAACCGATCGACGCCTACTACGCCGAGGGGGAGGTCCTCCAGGAGAACGCCGACCGGACACAGGTTCGGGTCACGATCCACAACGAGTCGATCCACCCGCCCCATCGCGAGGACGGCCTCAGCGCACGCTACTTCATCGATATTAGCGAGTTGCGTGAGGCCGGCCAGTCGATCGACGCCGTCTCGGTCGAGGTCCAGTACGACCAGCAAGCAACCGAGGGCGACGGGTCGACGGACGTCTCGGGGCCGATCGCCTGGGACGAGGACGCCGGCATCTACTACATCGAACTCGACTGGTCGGGCAACCAGATCTATGGCGCACGGGAGATTCAGATCTCGATGATCGCCGAGCAGGATGACAACTGGGAGAGCAACTGGGATCCATCGAACGACCCGAGCTTCCAGGACATCGGCGAGGAGGCGACCGTCACCGAGGCGATCCCCGTCTACCTCGACGGCGAACTGGTTTACGGCCAGCTTCCGGGTGAGTCCGAGTCCGAGCCCGACGACACGACCGCTCCGACGGCTCCCTCGAACCTCTTTGTGGTCGAGACGACAGCGTCCTCGGCCGAGATCGAGTGGGAGGCCGCCAGCGACGAGGGCGGTAGCGGCCTCGATCACTACACCATCTCCGTTGCGGGCGACTTCGATCAGCAGGTCGAGGCCGAAACGACGGGTACGACCGTCGAGGAACTGGACGCCGAGACGACCTACGAGATCGGCGTCTCGGCGGTCGACGCTGCCGGCAACGAGTCCGATACGGTAACCGTCGAGGCGACGACCGACGAGGCCGACGACGGCGAGGACGACAGCGATGACGAGGAATCACCGACGGATGCCCTCGTCGTCAACGACTACGATGGCGACCCGGCGTGGTCGAGCAATCGCAATGACCTCGGCCAGTGGTGTGGGGCCGGCTCCTTCGAGAACGGGAGCGGCGATGTCGAAGACGGTGCCCTGGTCCTCGAATACGACAACGGCGGCTGGTATCAAGAGCAGATCAACCAGGCGGTCGACGACTATTCGAGCGTCGTGCTCGAAGTCAGCGGTGCCAACGGCGGCGAAGAGAGCGAGATCCGCTTCGCGATGGATGGCGTCTCGGACTTGCTTGCGAACCTGACTGACGATTCGATCGGGGCGAGTGCCGGCGAGGTACGGATCGACATGGAGTCGGCGGGTATCGATCCGGCCGCTCAGGGGCTTGCAGTCCGGCTAAACTTCTGGCAAGGAGGCAACAGTACGCTCGAAATCAAGGAAGTCCGACTCGAGTGA
- a CDS encoding IS1595-like element ISHti5 family transposase (programmed frameshift), with product MVSRESVDEVFLPDKDDCLEYLREQRWPEEVMCPHCESADTIKKGTTRKGAQRYRCHNCDSIFNDLTETIFAEHKLSLPEMFHIIRGMEEDKTSQITQELDRTYKTVLDFVHEVQDALDDDPEFDLTGVCEADEVYVVAGEKGTKQASPRSRGLKKKGRGTFESDKPPVVTLVRRSDGRVRFLVREDLEDVDEDIVEYGDEDDPAILCTDQYSIYDGIDEYDEIDGHLAINHDEHYVVGDAHTNSCENRHSFLRNWLRRFRGVSKHHLQGYLNFFSLTLNTDRWFEKILSTDFYR from the exons ATGGTAAGCAGAGAGAGCGTGGATGAGGTCTTTCTGCCTGACAAAGATGATTGTCTAGAGTATCTCCGTGAACAGCGATGGCCAGAAGAGGTAATGTGTCCGCACTGCGAGAGTGCGGACACGATCAAGAAGGGGACGACGAGAAAGGGTGCTCAACGCTATCGCTGTCACAACTGTGATAGTATTTTCAACGATCTTACCGAGACCATATTTGCCGAGCACAAGCTTTCACTCCCGGAGATGTTCCATATCATTCGAGGGATGGAAGAGGACAAAACATCACAGATAACTCAGGAACTTGACCGAACATACAAGACGGTCTTGGACTTCGTCCATGAAGTCCAAGACGCTCTTGACGACGATCCAGAGTTTGATCTCACTGGTGTTTGCGAAGCTGACGAGGTCTACGTCGTGGCTGGTGAGAAAGGTACCAAGCAGGCGAGTCCGCGCTCGCGCGGACTCA AAAAAAAGGGACGCGGAACGTTCGAGTCAGACAAACCGCCAGTCGTGACACTCGTCCGTCGCTCCGACGGACGAGTTCGGTTCCTCGTTCGTGAAGATCTCGAAGATGTAGACGAGGACATCGTCGAATACGGCGATGAAGACGATCCGGCGATCCTCTGCACCGATCAGTACAGCATCTACGACGGTATCGACGAGTACGACGAGATTGATGGCCATCTCGCCATCAATCACGACGAACACTACGTCGTCGGTGATGCTCACACGAACAGCTGTGAGAACCGCCATAGCTTCCTTCGCAACTGGTTGCGAAGGTTCCGAGGCGTCTCAAAACACCACTTACAGGGCTATTTGAACTTCTTCAGTCTCACACTCAACACAGATCGCTGGTTCGAGAAAATCCTAAGTACTGACTTCTACAGATGA
- a CDS encoding DUF7095 family protein, with translation MTELDREAAVDRLETLLETIEDETMPVPVREVWVYGDLALGVDPVERLDVYLTKDLLFGRADERAAELNDRFGVEGIGETVRTEWAREHPDAVRANPSGHVAPEKCLGAHLFGEDEPIHLEVCNASFEDNVTQRLEGALARESYENILDPRGVCLWIDGERSGDAFTKLRDGEYVFPPLSGALEMLGAEESVAREAADAVETYRERQDGVSVRGDVV, from the coding sequence ATGACGGAACTCGACCGCGAGGCGGCCGTCGATCGTCTCGAAACCTTGCTTGAGACGATCGAGGACGAGACGATGCCCGTCCCCGTCCGGGAAGTCTGGGTCTACGGGGATCTCGCGCTCGGCGTCGATCCGGTCGAGCGCCTCGATGTCTATCTCACGAAGGACCTGCTGTTCGGCCGGGCCGACGAACGTGCGGCCGAACTGAACGACCGTTTCGGCGTCGAGGGGATCGGCGAGACGGTCCGCACCGAGTGGGCGCGCGAGCACCCCGACGCAGTGCGGGCGAACCCGAGTGGCCACGTCGCCCCGGAGAAGTGTCTCGGGGCCCACCTCTTCGGCGAGGACGAACCGATCCACCTCGAGGTCTGTAACGCCTCCTTCGAGGACAACGTCACCCAGCGACTCGAGGGTGCACTCGCTCGGGAGTCCTACGAAAACATCCTCGATCCCCGAGGGGTCTGCCTGTGGATCGACGGCGAACGGTCCGGTGACGCGTTCACCAAACTCCGGGATGGTGAGTATGTCTTCCCGCCGCTTTCGGGCGCACTCGAGATGCTCGGAGCCGAAGAGAGCGTCGCACGGGAGGCTGCAGACGCCGTCGAGACCTACCGGGAACGCCAGGACGGCGTCAGCGTGCGTGGCGACGTCGTCTGA
- a CDS encoding class I SAM-dependent methyltransferase, translating into MRRFDAEYLTHTRRGMWMDSHGALSPLDLSTRERVLDVGSGTGALTRVLRAEAAGDVVAVDADPKLLDHVEGPTVVGDAFRLPFPEDTFDLVICQALLINLPEPVDALREFARVSRDGVAVIEPDNGSVTVDSTVGGESALAGQAREHYLAGVDTDVTLGSDAESILADAGLDSIEVTRYDHDRTISPPYDEADVESARRKASGDGLATDRETMLDGGLTADGYDSLRQRWRQMGRDVIEQMAERTYERTETVPFYVAVGQV; encoded by the coding sequence ATGCGCCGGTTCGACGCCGAGTACCTCACGCACACTCGCCGCGGCATGTGGATGGACTCTCATGGAGCGCTTTCCCCTCTCGATCTGTCGACTCGCGAACGGGTGCTCGACGTCGGCAGCGGCACGGGGGCGCTCACCAGGGTTCTCCGGGCGGAAGCTGCGGGGGACGTCGTCGCTGTCGATGCGGATCCGAAGCTCCTCGACCACGTGGAGGGGCCGACGGTCGTCGGTGACGCGTTCCGACTCCCCTTTCCCGAGGACACCTTCGATCTGGTGATCTGTCAGGCACTCCTGATCAATCTGCCTGAACCCGTCGACGCCCTTCGGGAGTTCGCCCGTGTCTCCCGGGACGGCGTCGCGGTGATCGAACCGGACAACGGGAGCGTGACGGTCGACTCGACCGTCGGCGGTGAATCGGCACTCGCTGGTCAAGCCCGCGAGCACTACCTCGCCGGCGTCGACACCGACGTCACGCTCGGGTCGGACGCGGAGTCGATCCTTGCCGACGCCGGCCTGGATTCGATCGAGGTCACACGATACGATCACGACCGCACCATCTCGCCCCCGTACGACGAGGCCGACGTCGAATCCGCCCGTCGAAAGGCCAGCGGTGACGGGCTCGCAACCGATCGTGAGACGATGCTCGACGGCGGGTTGACAGCCGATGGATACGACTCTCTCAGACAGCGCTGGCGGCAAATGGGACGGGACGTGATCGAACAGATGGCCGAGCGGACCTACGAGCGGACCGAAACCGTCCCGTTCTACGTCGCGGTGGGACAGGTCTGA